The Bacteroides sp. sequence TCGCAGTTTACCTTTTCATTGCCGTTGGAACCAAAGAAATAGGGCAGGGCTTTTTTTCAACTTTTTCTGACCAGGTTTTCTTCCTTCAGATTGTCCATTTCATCAAACAACATTCTTCTGCTAAGCAAAATGGTGAGCACCACGGTCATCATTGTAGCGATAAAAATTCCCAATAACAAGAGGATTTGGTAGCGGATAGCCTGGTTTGGGCTGCTGCCTCCCAGTATCTGTCCTGTCATAGTTCCGGGCAGGGCGATCAGGCCAATGACTGCCATATTGGCTATAAGGGGATTGAAAGCGTTCCTGAGGGCATTTCGGATAAAAGGCAGGAGTGCTTCATGGCGGGTGGCCCCGTTGGCGATAAAATAGCGATAAGTCGACATTTCCCTGAAGATCTGTGCGCGAAAGCTGTTCAGGGCGATGATGTTCCGTTCCATGCAATTGCCGATGATCATTCCGGTGATTGGGATAAAATAGCGGGCTTCAAAGAAATTTTCAGGCCTGATGACCAGACCAAGGAAAAAGGCGTCAATGATAATCATGCTGAAAAGGATGGCCAGGGCAACGGGCAGGAAAAATAAGCGGCCTTGCAATTCGCTTCGCCTGGTTGTAGCGGTACTGGCCACGACGATCATAAGCAGCACCCAGGCAATGTTGACCCAGGGGTTGTTGAGCCTGAAGAGAAACTCCAGGTAAAGCCCTACCAGGAACAACTGAATGGTCATTCTGACAACAGCAACGAGGGTTTCCTTCACCAGGCCAGTCCGGAACAGGTAAAGGAGTGAAAAAGGAATGATCAGCAGGATATATCCGAGTCCCAGGCTGGGCCAGGAAATTTCGTAAATATTCATGGCAGGGATTATTTTTCAAGGTCAATGACTTTTTCAGAAACTTCTATCCAGTAATCGTCGTGCGAGGCTGCTACCACTGTTGTGTCGGGCAAGGCAAGGATAAAGTCGGTGACTTTTTTGCGGGTTTCCTTATCGAGGGCAGAAGTAGGCTCATCGAGAATCAGGATGGGTTTTTCCTGTAGCAGGCCGGCAGCCAGCGAAAGGCGTTGTTTTTCGCCTCCCGAGAT is a genomic window containing:
- a CDS encoding ABC transporter permease, yielding MNIYEISWPSLGLGYILLIIPFSLLYLFRTGLVKETLVAVVRMTIQLFLVGLYLEFLFRLNNPWVNIAWVLLMIVVASTATTRRSELQGRLFFLPVALAILFSMIIIDAFFLGLVIRPENFFEARYFIPITGMIIGNCMERNIIALNSFRAQIFREMSTYRYFIANGATRHEALLPFIRNALRNAFNPLIANMAVIGLIALPGTMTGQILGGSSPNQAIRYQILLLLGIFIATMMTVVLTILLSRRMLFDEMDNLKEENLVRKS